GCCAAAACTGTATGCGTTGAGACATTCGTTGGGATATGAGGCTCGCAAATCTTACGAACGTCCTTACGACAACGGCGAGGCAGATCGTGCGAAATCTCCGGGAGAATCAGCCCGTTCCGAAGTGCAGATGATGGAGGCCTCTTGCCCAGTTGCCATGCGGGTAGCTTCCTGCAACAATATCTCTCGCATCCACAGGCTTTCCGGTTCGCTATTGTGAAGCATGGGCCATTGAACCGCCTCAGTGAAGGCGGGAAATGGCTGCGGGAGCTCCGCAATGCGAAGGGGCATTGTTCTTTGGAAATGCTTTACGAGCCTTAATGGCATCGTCCCTATGCGGTTGGTGCCCACCAGCAGGGGCGGGATCATGCTGAAGCTCTGCACGAGAATGTCGATACGCCGATTGAGGCCTAAATCGAGTAAAAGGGATTCTTCGACCCGCGTCTTGCGCGCGCCTTTGACCTTAACCGCAACGTGGCCCATCGACATATACCGATCAAATGTAAGCCCCCGTAGTAGTTGGCTGTTCGTGGAGCAACCTACGCAGACGAGTCTCTCCTCGAATAGGGTCGCCCTGGGGTGCGCGCCGGACATGAATAATTCCGGCAAGATAATAAAATCGA
The genomic region above belongs to Bradyrhizobium arachidis and contains:
- a CDS encoding LysR family transcriptional regulator — translated: MRFKGLDLNLLVALDALMTERNLSAAARKINLSQPAMSAAVARLRSYFRDELFGMRGRELVPTSRAEGLAAPVREALTHIDLSIIARDVFDPARSNRRFRIGLSDFMTVIFFRNVVERVAREAPAVSFELVALTDEHDELLRRGEVDFIILPELFMSGAHPRATLFEERLVCVGCSTNSQLLRGLTFDRYMSMGHVAVKVKGARKTRVEESLLLDLGLNRRIDILVQSFSMIPPLLVGTNRIGTMPLRLVKHFQRTMPLRIAELPQPFPAFTEAVQWPMLHNSEPESLWMREILLQEATRMATGQEASIICTSERADSPGDFARSASPLS